One segment of Thermodesulfobacteriota bacterium DNA contains the following:
- the rny gene encoding ribonuclease Y: MTIIWFTVTAVLALIIGIAAHYIYRMIIEKRNLDLKKNEAQVIIEMARKEAEKIRIEGELKAKDIVEKTKAEIEREMRERQKELSRIEKRLLSREEQLDKKYESVERRESEISRKERDIVTKEKALDDKQAELDSIVEEAKMKIEQIAGMTQEAAKRELVNMIENEARHEAAKRLKLIEDELHENAERKAKDVIALAIQRYAGQYTSEKTISVVNLPSDDMKGRIIGREGRNIRSIEARTGVDIIIDDTPETVVVSSLNPIRREIARITLERLISDGRIHPARIEEIALEVENEIEKEIQKSGEEAVFDIGAHNMHPELVKLVGKLKYRTSFSQNILSHSLEVAFICGILAAEIGYDPKLARRAGLLHDIGKALDHEIEGSHVEIGEEVVRKYGEPPEVIEAVAKYHDPQPQSLLAILVQAADAISAARPGARRETYETYVKRIEDIERIAGSFRGVEKCYAIQAGREVRVIVESSKVNDEEAALLSNEIAKKIEREVAYPGQIKITVIREVRATAHAM, encoded by the coding sequence ATGACCATTATTTGGTTTACGGTGACCGCAGTTCTGGCGCTTATTATTGGCATTGCGGCACATTATATATACAGAATGATAATAGAGAAGAGAAATCTCGACCTTAAGAAAAACGAGGCTCAGGTAATTATCGAGATGGCCAGGAAAGAGGCCGAGAAGATCCGGATAGAAGGGGAGCTTAAGGCAAAGGATATTGTAGAGAAAACGAAGGCGGAAATTGAACGGGAGATGCGGGAGAGACAAAAAGAGCTCTCCAGAATAGAGAAAAGGCTCCTGAGCCGGGAGGAACAGCTCGATAAGAAGTATGAGTCTGTAGAAAGAAGAGAATCGGAGATTTCCCGAAAGGAGAGGGATATTGTTACAAAGGAAAAGGCCCTCGACGACAAGCAGGCCGAGCTTGATTCTATTGTGGAGGAGGCAAAGATGAAAATAGAGCAGATAGCCGGTATGACCCAGGAGGCGGCCAAGAGAGAGCTGGTGAATATGATCGAGAATGAGGCCAGACATGAGGCGGCGAAGCGGCTTAAGCTGATAGAGGATGAGCTTCATGAGAATGCGGAGAGAAAAGCAAAGGATGTAATCGCCCTGGCCATTCAAAGATATGCTGGCCAGTACACCAGCGAAAAAACGATATCCGTCGTGAATCTTCCCAGCGACGATATGAAGGGCAGAATCATAGGACGGGAGGGGAGAAACATACGTTCGATAGAGGCCCGGACCGGGGTAGACATTATAATAGACGATACACCGGAGACCGTCGTTGTTTCCTCTCTAAACCCGATACGAAGGGAGATAGCCAGAATTACTTTGGAACGGCTGATCTCCGACGGCAGGATTCACCCGGCTAGAATAGAAGAGATTGCACTTGAGGTTGAAAACGAGATCGAGAAGGAGATTCAGAAGTCCGGGGAGGAGGCGGTATTTGATATCGGTGCGCATAACATGCATCCGGAGCTGGTGAAGCTGGTAGGGAAGCTGAAGTACCGGACCAGTTTTTCCCAGAACATACTTAGCCACTCGTTAGAAGTGGCCTTTATTTGCGGTATCCTGGCTGCGGAGATCGGCTATGACCCTAAGCTGGCCAGAAGGGCGGGGCTTCTTCACGATATTGGAAAGGCCCTTGACCATGAGATTGAGGGTTCTCACGTGGAGATCGGTGAAGAGGTTGTGAGAAAATATGGAGAACCACCCGAGGTAATTGAGGCGGTAGCTAAATACCATGACCCGCAACCTCAGTCGCTTCTGGCCATTCTGGTACAGGCGGCAGATGCCATTTCCGCAGCAAGGCCGGGAGCAAGGAGAGAAACCTACGAGACGTATGTAAAGAGAATAGAGGACATCGAGAGAATAGCCGGTTCATTTCGAGGCGTGGAAAAGTGCTATGCTATCCAAGCGGGAAGGGAGGTTCGGGTTATAGTGGAGAGCTCGAAGGTAAACGACGAAGAGGCTGCTTTACTTTCTAATGAAATCGCCAAGAAGATCGAGCGCGAGGTGGCCTATCCTGGCCAGATAAAGATTACGGTAATAAGGGAAGTACGAGCAACTGCCCATGCCATGTAA
- a CDS encoding UbiA-like polyprenyltransferase, with protein sequence MHKLKTYGSFIKVEHTLFSFPLILSGAFLAARGVPNIRLLLLIVLAGVGARTAALGLNRIIDKEIDRSNPRTVGRELPSGEIMLLEALLIVGSGITIYSIAAYLICDLVFYLSPIPLVVFVLYPYMKRFTYLCHFGVGLGLALAPLGGWIAVKCSLNGIFPALVLSIFTLFWVSGFDIIYATLDEEFDRQSGVHSLVARFGKRNALLVSAVLHLMAFLLLAALYITEFRSVYAFLFLIVTGFFLFLEHRKSSDVDLAFFKINILVGFFVFIFILSGIYLT encoded by the coding sequence ATGCATAAACTCAAAACCTACGGAAGCTTTATAAAGGTCGAGCACACACTTTTCTCTTTCCCCTTAATTCTGTCAGGGGCGTTCCTTGCGGCGCGAGGCGTGCCGAATATTAGATTGCTTTTGCTTATTGTTCTTGCCGGGGTCGGGGCCAGGACTGCCGCACTCGGACTGAATAGAATAATAGATAAGGAGATTGACCGGAGTAATCCCAGGACTGTAGGGAGGGAGCTTCCCTCGGGGGAAATAATGTTGCTGGAAGCCCTTTTAATCGTCGGTTCGGGTATCACGATTTATTCCATCGCCGCTTATCTCATCTGCGACCTGGTCTTCTATTTATCCCCGATTCCACTGGTCGTTTTCGTTTTATATCCTTACATGAAGAGATTCACTTACCTCTGCCATTTTGGGGTGGGGCTTGGACTGGCTCTCGCTCCATTGGGCGGATGGATTGCGGTGAAGTGTTCTCTAAACGGAATTTTCCCGGCCCTTGTTCTCTCCATTTTCACTTTATTTTGGGTCTCCGGATTCGATATCATCTATGCCACTCTAGATGAGGAGTTTGACAGACAAAGCGGGGTGCATTCCCTGGTGGCAAGGTTCGGGAAGAGAAATGCGCTCCTTGTTTCCGCTGTCCTCCACTTGATGGCGTTTCTTTTGCTAGCCGCCCTTTATATCACTGAATTTAGGTCGGTATACGCTTTCCTGTTCTTGATTGTCACCGGATTTTTCCTTTTCTTGGAACATAGAAAATCGTCCGATGTAGACCTGGCTTTTTTTAAAATAAACATCCTGGTCGGCTTCTTCGTTTTCATTTTTATTCTCTCTGGGATATACTTAACATGA